In the genome of Aphidius gifuensis isolate YNYX2018 linkage group LG6, ASM1490517v1, whole genome shotgun sequence, the window ttttactaatcaaaattataaaaaaaaaataagtttcaATCAATAACTTTTGAATGCGGATATTTCAAACtttatttcattgataacGATGTAACATATACTACATCTCCTTTACATGGTTCAGACGTAAACCTATTAAGCATGcgataaaaaattctatatcaCGGAATGTTtgtaaataagtaaaaattcaataaaggTAGCACTTGAAATccgaaaaacaaataatagcGTTAGCACAATTTTGCCATAAGCCTATTTCCGGAAACACTTTAAAATGAACTATTCTTTCTTTATCCAACCAATATCTTGCAGTTTAGAATAAACATCAGCAAATACTTCTTTCGGAGCTCTCATAGAATTGAATTTCCATAGAAGTCCATTATTTTCATAGAATCTGATGATTGGTATTGTATCAGATATAAATGTTTCGTGACGTTTTATCAATGACACTGCATTATCATCACTTCGACCACTTCCTTTCAGTCCGCGATGAATACAACGCTGTGTACACACTTCTTGACTACACTCCAAATAAATAACACCTCGGACTATAGCTTTGTCAGACATTTcctacaataattaaaaaatataaattcactaaataaaaacaataatgacaTAGATTCCAATTTTGCTATATTTAATCAATAGAATAAACCTTACTTTAGTCCAACCTTCAAGGTTGTCTTGGTTTCTAGGAAATCCAtcgattaaaaaatgtttatcagGAGATGATGAATTTTGCATTGCTCGATTCAATAGGCTACATGTAATTTCGACTGGAACAATTGTGCCATTTTTTATATGACCTTCAATTAAATCACCAAACTCTGAGTCAGGCTTAGTACGCTCTTCACGAAGTAAATCACCAGCTGATAAATGTatacaatttgttttattgacGATATCTTGACAGGTCGTACCTTTTCCGGCACCGGGTCCTCCAAGTACAAATATAAC includes:
- the LOC122859618 gene encoding UMP-CMP kinase-like; the protein is MLMSNIFRVSEFSRLLFLKMQKPEVIFVLGGPGAGKGTTCQDIVNKTNCIHLSAGDLLREERTKPDSEFGDLIEGHIKNGTIVPVEITCSLLNRAMQNSSSPDKHFLIDGFPRNQDNLEGWTKEMSDKAIVRGVIYLECSQEVCTQRCIHRGLKGSGRSDDNAVSLIKRHETFISDTIPIIRFYENNGLLWKFNSMRAPKEVFADVYSKLQDIGWIKKE